From Methylomonas sp. EFPC3, a single genomic window includes:
- a CDS encoding GlxA family transcriptional regulator, whose protein sequence is MTTFSFAHPENFKYQSRTIGIVVFPGVESLDITGPFEVFNFANLGLGQHGIDCDPIYTIKLLGRSPGPVATLSGLQIVAEDIYGDTSTEFDTLLIPGGDISQELHNRELLDWIAAMAPKVRRIASVCTGAFLLAEAGLLDGRIATTHWHYSQQLAECYPNIQVEADRIFIKHGHIFTSGGITSGIDLALALLEEDWGRDLALFVARFLVVFLKRPGGQSQFSSYLSNEAFQRTDLRELQSWIIANLHTELKVETMAERLAMSPRNFARVFLNETGMTPAKFVETARINQARHFLETTEQSIESVAKKTGFKDPERMRRTFIRQLGINPQNYRQRFSRAASVIGQAWQQ, encoded by the coding sequence ATGACGACATTTAGCTTTGCTCATCCGGAAAACTTCAAATACCAATCGCGTACCATCGGCATCGTCGTATTTCCCGGCGTGGAATCGCTGGACATCACCGGGCCGTTCGAAGTGTTCAACTTCGCCAATCTCGGCTTGGGCCAACACGGTATCGACTGCGACCCGATTTACACGATCAAACTGTTGGGTCGGAGTCCGGGGCCGGTGGCGACGCTGTCCGGCCTGCAAATCGTCGCCGAAGACATTTACGGCGATACTTCGACCGAGTTCGACACCTTGTTGATTCCCGGCGGCGACATTTCGCAGGAATTACACAACCGGGAACTGCTGGACTGGATCGCGGCGATGGCACCCAAGGTTCGCCGCATCGCCTCGGTTTGTACCGGCGCCTTTTTGTTGGCCGAAGCCGGTTTGCTGGACGGGCGGATTGCCACCACCCATTGGCATTACAGCCAGCAACTGGCGGAATGCTATCCGAACATCCAGGTCGAAGCGGACCGGATTTTCATCAAACACGGCCATATTTTCACCTCCGGCGGCATCACCTCCGGCATCGATCTGGCGTTGGCCTTACTCGAGGAAGATTGGGGCCGGGATTTGGCGCTGTTTGTCGCCCGCTTCCTGGTTGTATTCCTAAAACGGCCGGGCGGCCAATCCCAGTTCAGCAGTTATTTATCCAACGAGGCGTTCCAGCGTACCGACTTGCGCGAATTGCAGTCCTGGATCATCGCCAATCTGCATACCGAACTGAAAGTCGAGACGATGGCGGAACGTTTGGCGATGAGTCCGCGTAATTTCGCCCGGGTGTTTCTGAACGAAACCGGTATGACACCGGCCAAGTTCGTCGAAACCGCCCGTATCAACCAAGCCCGGCATTTTTTGGAAACCACCGAACAGTCCATCGAAAGCGTCGCCAAAAAGACCGGTTTTAAAGATCCGGAGCGGATGCGACGCACATTTATCCGTCAGTTGGGCATCAATCCGCAAAACTATCGACAGCGATTCAGTCGAGCCGCATCCGTGATTGGCCAAGCCTGGCAACAGTAA
- a CDS encoding hemerythrin domain-containing protein, whose protein sequence is MRILLISTAFSGLTQRFYTELDDAGYDVSVELHHGNDAQLTEGVELFKPDLILCPYLTRRLPENIYHKYLCLIVHPGIKGDRGPSSLDWAIQERLPEWGVTLLAADREMDTGAIWATKCFPLRQANKSSIFNREVAQCAVDCLWEAMTYLDSAHFRPEPLDYNRADVKGRLRPAIKQADRRIDWKRHTTAEILARIHAADGSPGVLDELYGRPFYLYNATAGERCGGKPGEIVAVADGAICRATLDGSIWIGHLKPKTGDASAIKLPAVTALADLLPEPPAGLSGWFGKTVKRHEPDYTRPGRQYPWQEVWYEIAGQAAYLHFQFHNGGMSTEQCRLLLRVYQHVATLDVKAIVLTGGEDFWSNGIHLNLIEAAANPADESWDNINAIDDLIRQIITTMDKITVAAVAGNAGAGGAILALAPDKVFVRDGVVFNPHYKNMGELYGSEYWTYLLPKRVGHAAAAELTERRLPVSARRAWHLGMIDKVLDRQHAIFAAQIRHSVNTLIADPANLQKMLAEKAAVRCRDEAIKPLAAYRKFELAQMYANFYGSDAYHQARKAFVFKKSDDKTADYLAKHRQPAGVTKAVPGSMAHCVWQDCYAMGDPQVDNQHQDFFKIADKLLAARNKDERLDLMFELYQHVKEHFAEEEALMKKSGFQHYPNHAKEHNLMLEKLLEMDKKIQRDQLAPTDLPEFIERWTKHIVNSDMAFSQHWKEMNVFSV, encoded by the coding sequence ATGCGCATTTTATTGATCTCAACTGCCTTTTCGGGATTGACTCAACGCTTTTACACCGAACTCGACGACGCCGGTTACGACGTCTCGGTGGAATTGCATCACGGCAACGACGCGCAACTGACCGAAGGCGTGGAATTATTCAAACCGGATCTGATTCTTTGCCCTTACCTGACCCGGCGCCTGCCGGAAAACATCTACCACAAATATCTCTGCCTGATCGTGCATCCCGGCATCAAAGGCGATCGCGGCCCGTCGTCGCTGGACTGGGCGATTCAGGAACGGCTGCCGGAATGGGGAGTAACGCTACTGGCCGCCGACCGGGAAATGGATACCGGCGCCATCTGGGCGACCAAATGTTTCCCGCTACGCCAAGCCAACAAGAGCAGCATATTCAATCGGGAAGTAGCGCAGTGCGCGGTGGATTGCCTGTGGGAAGCCATGACCTATCTGGATTCGGCCCATTTCCGGCCGGAACCGCTGGATTACAACCGGGCCGATGTCAAAGGCCGGCTGCGGCCGGCAATAAAACAAGCCGATCGCCGTATCGACTGGAAACGGCACACGACCGCCGAAATCCTGGCCAGAATCCATGCCGCCGACGGTAGCCCCGGCGTGCTGGACGAGCTCTACGGCCGGCCGTTTTACTTATACAACGCCACGGCCGGCGAACGCTGCGGCGGCAAACCCGGCGAAATCGTCGCGGTTGCCGACGGCGCGATTTGCCGCGCCACGCTCGACGGCTCAATCTGGATCGGCCACCTGAAACCCAAAACCGGCGATGCCAGCGCAATCAAACTGCCGGCGGTAACCGCATTGGCCGATTTGCTGCCGGAACCGCCAGCCGGCCTGTCCGGCTGGTTCGGCAAAACCGTCAAACGCCACGAACCGGATTACACCCGGCCAGGCCGACAATATCCCTGGCAGGAAGTCTGGTACGAAATCGCCGGCCAGGCCGCCTATTTACATTTTCAGTTTCACAACGGCGGCATGTCCACCGAGCAATGCCGCTTGTTGTTGCGGGTTTATCAACACGTGGCGACGCTGGATGTGAAAGCCATCGTCTTGACCGGCGGCGAAGATTTCTGGTCCAACGGCATTCATTTAAACCTGATCGAGGCTGCGGCCAATCCGGCCGACGAATCCTGGGACAACATCAATGCGATCGACGACCTGATCCGGCAGATCATTACCACCATGGACAAAATCACTGTCGCGGCGGTGGCCGGCAACGCCGGCGCAGGCGGCGCGATTCTGGCACTGGCGCCGGATAAAGTATTCGTTCGCGACGGCGTCGTCTTCAACCCGCACTACAAAAACATGGGCGAGTTGTACGGCTCCGAATATTGGACCTATTTATTGCCGAAGCGGGTCGGCCACGCCGCCGCGGCCGAATTGACCGAACGGCGCCTGCCGGTCAGCGCCCGCCGGGCCTGGCACCTGGGCATGATCGACAAGGTGCTCGACCGGCAGCATGCGATCTTTGCCGCACAAATCCGCCATTCGGTAAACACCTTGATCGCCGACCCGGCCAATCTGCAGAAAATGCTGGCCGAAAAAGCCGCGGTCCGCTGCCGGGACGAAGCCATCAAACCGCTGGCGGCGTACCGGAAATTCGAGTTGGCGCAAATGTATGCCAACTTTTACGGCAGCGATGCCTACCATCAGGCCCGTAAAGCGTTCGTCTTCAAAAAAAGCGACGACAAAACCGCGGACTACCTCGCCAAACATCGCCAACCGGCCGGCGTGACCAAGGCGGTGCCCGGCAGCATGGCGCATTGCGTGTGGCAGGATTGTTATGCGATGGGCGACCCTCAAGTGGACAATCAACACCAAGACTTCTTCAAGATTGCCGACAAACTGCTGGCGGCCCGCAACAAGGACGAACGGCTGGACTTGATGTTCGAGCTGTATCAGCACGTCAAGGAACATTTCGCCGAGGAAGAAGCGCTGATGAAAAAATCGGGTTTCCAGCATTACCCCAACCACGCCAAGGAACACAATCTGATGCTGGAGAAGCTACTGGAAATGGACAAAAAAATTCAGCGCGACCAACTGGCTCCAACCGACCTGCCGGAATTCATCGAGCGCTGGACCAAGCACATCGTCAACTCCGACATGGCCTTCAGCCAACACTGGAAGGAGATGAACGTGTTCAGTGTTTAA
- a CDS encoding Gfo/Idh/MocA family oxidoreductase, with protein MAIRLDEVRWGMIGCGAVTERKSAPAFNKVAHSRLVAVMGRSVEKAADYAARHGVPRWYADAKKLIADPAVNAVYIATPPSSHAEYALQALRAGKPVYVEKPMACRYADCLVMNQTARAAGLPLFVAYYRRALPYFLQVKALIDAAAIGSVLAVNIRLVQTPRPADRNPEQLPWRVNPDIAGGGYFYDLACHTLDALDFILGPIVDVTGHCANRGGLYRAEDTVAAAFRFANGAIGSGFWCFAAAETSRADSVEILGSAGALSFSSFAFTPIVLENAAGTRQFLPPNPENIQLHLIEAIVAELRGQGCASSTGETAARTNWVMDAICGHLG; from the coding sequence ATGGCAATCCGACTCGACGAAGTCCGCTGGGGCATGATCGGCTGCGGCGCGGTCACCGAACGAAAAAGTGCGCCGGCTTTCAACAAGGTCGCCCATTCCCGACTGGTCGCGGTGATGGGCCGTAGCGTCGAGAAAGCGGCGGATTATGCGGCGCGCCACGGCGTGCCGCGCTGGTACGCGGATGCGAAAAAGCTGATAGCCGATCCGGCAGTCAATGCCGTGTATATCGCGACACCGCCGTCCAGCCATGCCGAATATGCGCTGCAAGCCTTGCGCGCCGGTAAGCCGGTTTACGTGGAAAAGCCGATGGCCTGCCGTTATGCCGATTGTCTGGTGATGAACCAAACCGCCCGCGCCGCCGGATTGCCGCTGTTCGTGGCCTATTACCGCCGCGCGTTGCCCTACTTCTTGCAGGTCAAGGCCCTGATCGACGCCGCCGCGATCGGCTCGGTATTGGCGGTCAACATCCGTTTGGTGCAAACCCCGCGCCCGGCCGACCGCAATCCGGAGCAATTGCCCTGGCGGGTTAATCCGGATATCGCCGGCGGCGGCTATTTTTACGATCTGGCCTGCCATACACTGGACGCGCTGGATTTCATTTTGGGTCCGATCGTCGACGTCACCGGCCATTGCGCCAATCGCGGTGGGCTTTACCGGGCAGAAGATACCGTTGCCGCGGCGTTTCGCTTTGCCAACGGCGCAATCGGCTCCGGTTTTTGGTGTTTTGCCGCCGCCGAAACCAGCCGGGCCGACAGCGTCGAAATTCTGGGCAGCGCCGGTGCGCTAAGTTTTTCCAGTTTCGCCTTTACTCCGATCGTGCTGGAAAACGCGGCCGGAACCCGGCAATTTCTGCCGCCCAATCCGGAAAACATCCAGTTGCACCTGATCGAAGCGATTGTCGCCGAATTACGCGGCCAGGGCTGCGCGTCGTCCACCGGCGAAACCGCGGCCAGAACCAACTGGGTGATGGACGCGATTTGCGGGCATTTGGGGTGA
- a CDS encoding GFA family protein produces MLQSIHHPQQSAGAAFAAIDKTGGPMSETTLNGSCLCGAVKFQVRGEPQRFYHCHCQRCRKASGSGHASNLFLGNASLSFIQGESLLKRYKVPEAQRFARQFCSECGCAVARFVPELAAVLIPAGTLDDDAPIQPQARIFWDSRADWSCAGDDLPRYATYPT; encoded by the coding sequence ATGCTGCAATCGATTCACCACCCGCAGCAATCGGCCGGCGCGGCGTTTGCGGCTATCGACAAAACAGGAGGCCCCATGTCGGAAACCACGTTAAACGGCAGTTGCTTGTGCGGCGCCGTAAAGTTTCAAGTCCGCGGCGAACCGCAACGCTTTTACCACTGCCACTGCCAACGCTGCCGCAAAGCCTCCGGTAGCGGCCATGCCAGCAATCTATTCCTCGGCAACGCCAGCTTGAGCTTTATCCAAGGCGAGTCCTTGCTGAAACGTTACAAAGTACCCGAAGCGCAGCGCTTTGCCCGCCAGTTTTGCAGCGAATGCGGCTGCGCCGTGGCCCGTTTCGTGCCGGAATTGGCCGCGGTATTGATTCCGGCCGGCACCTTGGACGACGACGCGCCGATCCAGCCGCAAGCCCGGATTTTCTGGGATTCAAGAGCCGACTGGTCTTGCGCCGGCGACGATTTGCCGCGCTACGCCACGTACCCGACCTGA
- a CDS encoding TonB-dependent receptor, translating into MASRNSRSLRGVFRPSPFISRTLPLAALALASMPPAFAAERTLGFDIPPQALASALNAFADASGMALSYPAELAAGLQSPGVKGQYTPQQALQRLLSASGLTPRTTANGSVTLERAQSSQADVSTLSAVTVSGSRSYGASDPYSKDYAVDKSFAATKTNTPIFETPTSIQVVSRAVMDDQKTTRIKDALENVSGVRANPSLGGGTGFIIRGFRNANVYRNGLMASEAFFGDFDAANLENIEVVKGPAQLYGRTEPGGMINLTTKRGLDTAYYSLEQQFGNYDHYRTQWDAGGPLTADKSLVYRFSGAYQSNGSFRDFVSVDRMVFNPSITWRPSDATDLTLDIEGTDKTAPADFGIPVIGNRPAAIPISRNLGDPNTPVGEQSGVKIGTEINHRFNKDWAIHNRFLASLAEGGTTFVNPGPAFNAAAALNQTTGLMQRNIFRQMTEQEHYAANLDITGKFQTGELKHDLLLGFDFYRTFNKYGGDGRWKSADPALAINIYDPYPSYGIPQATFDNAFATVGDTFGTATNGGIGNRALIYNGWYGVYFQDQITLWDKLHIMGGGRYDWTETGRGNGFDFATAESRVNAFKREDQGFSPKVGIAYELFDELNLYGNWTTSFGANNAPGADGRTFDPQIGEQFEAGIKTRLFDQRLLATLAYFHLEKDNILVNDLSTPDPFDKIANLQRSQGIELDVTGYLSNDFSLIGSYAFTDARILKDYGGTTRGNRLNNVPEHSGSLWLRYDANGYAAKDGFSAGLGGVAAGQREGDNANSFQMPGYVRMDAFLAYKHKIGGSRITAQFNIRNLLDKKYYESTDPDSNVAPALGVYPGAPLTAVGSIRVEY; encoded by the coding sequence ATGGCCAGCCGAAACAGCCGCAGTTTGCGCGGCGTATTCCGTCCTTCCCCGTTTATATCACGGACGCTGCCGTTGGCGGCGTTGGCGCTCGCCAGCATGCCGCCGGCATTTGCCGCCGAGCGGACCCTGGGGTTCGACATCCCGCCGCAGGCTTTGGCATCGGCGTTGAACGCGTTTGCCGACGCCAGCGGCATGGCGCTGAGTTATCCGGCGGAACTGGCGGCTGGCCTGCAATCGCCGGGCGTGAAAGGCCAGTACACACCGCAGCAGGCGCTGCAAAGGCTATTGTCCGCTTCCGGGCTGACGCCGCGTACGACGGCAAACGGCAGCGTCACGCTGGAAAGAGCGCAGAGTTCGCAAGCCGACGTTTCGACCTTGTCGGCCGTAACGGTCTCCGGTTCCCGCAGTTACGGCGCGAGCGATCCTTACAGCAAGGACTATGCTGTCGATAAGTCCTTCGCCGCGACCAAAACCAATACCCCGATTTTCGAAACGCCGACCTCGATCCAGGTCGTATCGCGAGCGGTGATGGACGACCAAAAAACCACCCGGATCAAGGATGCGCTGGAGAACGTCAGCGGCGTGCGCGCCAATCCTTCTCTCGGCGGCGGGACCGGCTTCATCATCCGCGGCTTCCGCAACGCCAACGTCTACCGCAACGGCCTGATGGCCAGCGAAGCCTTTTTCGGCGACTTTGACGCCGCCAATCTGGAAAACATCGAGGTCGTCAAAGGCCCCGCCCAACTTTACGGCCGTACCGAGCCGGGCGGCATGATCAATCTGACCACCAAACGTGGCCTGGACACCGCGTACTACTCGCTGGAACAGCAGTTCGGTAATTACGACCATTACCGGACGCAATGGGATGCCGGCGGGCCGCTGACAGCGGATAAGTCGCTGGTCTACCGCTTCTCCGGCGCCTACCAGAGCAACGGCTCGTTCCGGGATTTCGTCTCGGTGGACCGGATGGTATTCAATCCCAGCATTACCTGGCGGCCCAGCGATGCCACCGATCTGACATTGGATATCGAGGGCACCGATAAAACCGCTCCGGCCGACTTCGGTATTCCGGTAATCGGCAATCGGCCGGCGGCAATACCGATCAGTCGCAATCTGGGCGATCCGAACACGCCGGTGGGCGAGCAATCCGGCGTCAAAATCGGTACCGAAATCAACCACCGCTTCAATAAGGATTGGGCCATTCACAACCGCTTTCTGGCCAGTCTGGCGGAGGGCGGCACGACCTTTGTCAATCCGGGACCGGCGTTTAACGCAGCCGCCGCGCTGAACCAGACCACCGGACTGATGCAGCGCAATATTTTTCGGCAAATGACCGAACAGGAGCATTACGCGGCCAACCTGGATATCACCGGCAAATTTCAAACCGGCGAGTTGAAGCACGACCTGTTACTCGGATTCGATTTTTATCGCACGTTCAACAAGTACGGCGGCGACGGTCGTTGGAAGAGCGCGGATCCGGCACTGGCAATCAATATCTACGATCCTTACCCGAGTTACGGTATACCCCAAGCGACGTTCGACAATGCCTTTGCCACGGTCGGCGACACCTTCGGCACTGCTACGAATGGCGGCATCGGTAACCGGGCCTTGATTTACAACGGCTGGTACGGCGTGTATTTTCAGGACCAAATCACATTGTGGGATAAGCTGCACATCATGGGCGGCGGCCGTTACGACTGGACCGAGACCGGGCGCGGCAACGGTTTCGATTTCGCGACTGCCGAAAGCCGGGTCAACGCCTTTAAACGGGAGGATCAGGGTTTCAGTCCCAAAGTCGGCATTGCCTACGAATTGTTCGACGAATTGAACCTGTACGGCAACTGGACCACCTCGTTCGGCGCCAATAACGCGCCCGGCGCCGACGGCAGAACCTTCGACCCGCAGATCGGCGAACAATTCGAGGCCGGTATCAAGACTCGCTTGTTCGACCAACGCTTGTTGGCGACCTTGGCCTATTTCCATTTGGAAAAAGACAATATTCTGGTCAACGATTTGAGCACGCCGGACCCGTTTGACAAAATCGCGAATCTGCAGCGCAGCCAGGGCATCGAGTTAGACGTAACCGGTTACTTGAGCAACGATTTCAGTCTGATTGGCAGTTATGCCTTTACCGATGCCAGAATTCTCAAGGATTACGGTGGCACTACCCGCGGTAACCGTTTGAACAACGTACCGGAACATTCCGGTAGTTTGTGGTTACGCTACGACGCCAACGGCTATGCCGCCAAAGACGGCTTCAGCGCCGGCCTCGGCGGGGTTGCCGCCGGACAGCGCGAGGGCGACAATGCCAACAGTTTCCAGATGCCGGGCTACGTGCGGATGGATGCGTTTTTGGCGTATAAACACAAAATCGGCGGTTCCAGGATTACCGCCCAATTCAACATTCGCAATTTACTGGATAAGAAATATTACGAATCCACTGATCCCGATTCCAACGTCGCGCCAGCGCTGGGCGTTTATCCGGGCGCACCGCTGACCGCGGTCGGCTCGATTCGGGTGGAATATTAA
- a CDS encoding exo-alpha-sialidase produces the protein MNILKRAETTQFAVLVLLASASSAACADRPMPWRELAVPATENSQQHHLEKTATGELILSWVETEGPTNTAKFAVLEKSGWSLPLTVTREDGKLADPPVVLGLSDGSLAAAWMPYPKESADRYASDIYVARSIDGGLSWSAPLKPYGEAARIYDAQMSLAALPGARLALVWTDMRFASHAPDADKKVNRYQLMSTVVDKEWQASPERILDNDVCSCCRSYTAALGERLLTVYRDHAAGEIRDISAVRWQPVDATPQIGGVHADGWVIGGCPSNGPSVDLAPANAVVAWFSAADGKGRVKAAFSHDGGETFQAPIELDADASGYANALLLEDGSALVSWRGRQGPDDELRVARLGEDGKISRRTTLYRGGFPKWPSKYLATQVIGNQAYVAWTDPALKRVRLAVVELN, from the coding sequence ATGAACATATTGAAGCGGGCGGAAACAACCCAATTTGCAGTCCTGGTTTTGCTGGCGAGCGCTAGTTCAGCCGCCTGCGCCGACCGGCCGATGCCGTGGCGGGAACTGGCAGTACCGGCGACCGAGAATAGCCAACAACACCATCTGGAAAAAACCGCGACGGGCGAACTGATCCTGAGTTGGGTGGAGACCGAAGGTCCGACCAACACTGCAAAATTCGCGGTGCTGGAGAAATCGGGTTGGAGCCTGCCGTTAACGGTAACCCGCGAGGACGGCAAACTGGCCGATCCGCCGGTGGTGCTGGGTTTGAGCGACGGCAGTCTGGCCGCGGCCTGGATGCCGTACCCGAAGGAATCCGCGGACCGCTACGCGAGCGATATTTACGTTGCGCGCTCGATCGACGGCGGCCTGAGCTGGAGCGCGCCGCTGAAACCTTACGGCGAGGCGGCGCGGATCTACGACGCGCAAATGTCGCTGGCGGCTCTGCCGGGCGCGCGTCTGGCGTTGGTCTGGACCGATATGCGCTTCGCCAGCCACGCTCCGGACGCCGATAAAAAAGTCAACCGTTACCAGTTGATGTCGACGGTGGTCGACAAAGAGTGGCAGGCCAGCCCCGAGCGGATTCTGGACAACGACGTTTGTTCCTGCTGCCGCAGCTACACCGCGGCGCTGGGCGAACGCTTGCTGACGGTGTACCGCGACCATGCCGCCGGCGAAATCCGCGATATCAGCGCAGTGCGCTGGCAACCGGTTGACGCAACGCCCCAAATCGGCGGCGTCCACGCCGACGGCTGGGTGATCGGCGGTTGCCCGAGCAACGGGCCGTCGGTCGATCTGGCGCCGGCCAATGCTGTGGTGGCCTGGTTCAGCGCCGCCGACGGCAAGGGCCGGGTCAAGGCGGCGTTCTCGCACGACGGTGGCGAAACGTTCCAGGCGCCTATCGAATTGGATGCCGACGCCAGCGGTTACGCCAACGCCTTGTTGCTGGAAGACGGTTCGGCACTGGTCAGTTGGCGCGGCCGGCAGGGGCCGGACGACGAGTTACGCGTCGCCAGGCTCGGCGAGGACGGTAAAATCAGCCGGCGCACCACGCTCTACCGCGGCGGCTTTCCGAAATGGCCCAGCAAGTATCTGGCGACGCAAGTAATCGGCAACCAAGCCTACGTGGCCTGGACCGATCCGGCTCTGAAGCGGGTACGACTGGCCGTGGTCGAATTGAATTGA
- a CDS encoding YciI family protein, with translation MKYLLLIYFEEQNLAEAERQACYDESRQLAQDLAAKGQFVAASPLQPTALATSVRVRDGKLLVTDGPFAETREQLGGYYLIDVPDLDQALAAAERIPMARKGTVEVRPLIELGGLPGS, from the coding sequence TTGAAATACCTGCTATTGATCTATTTTGAAGAACAAAACCTGGCCGAAGCCGAACGCCAAGCCTGTTACGACGAATCGCGCCAACTGGCGCAGGATTTGGCGGCCAAAGGCCAATTCGTCGCCGCCAGCCCGTTGCAACCGACCGCGCTGGCGACCAGCGTCCGGGTGCGGGACGGCAAGCTTTTGGTTACGGACGGTCCGTTTGCCGAAACCCGCGAGCAACTCGGCGGCTATTACCTGATTGACGTGCCTGACCTGGATCAAGCCCTGGCCGCCGCGGAACGCATCCCGATGGCGCGCAAGGGCACTGTAGAGGTCCGGCCGTTGATCGAACTGGGCGGTTTGCCGGGGTCGTGA
- a CDS encoding SRPBCC family protein — MTLFDPQLDLVFERSVDLPRAQIWQAWTVPEHLMPWFCPLPWQTVACEIDLKPGGAFLTTMRSPEGAEFPHAGCYLEIVEHQRLVWTNTLLPGFRPKPFGSDNAAACGDFAMTGIIELSDHPQGTLYRATVLHADPAGREQHAALGFEEGWGKALEQMLAYLKNR, encoded by the coding sequence ATGACCTTATTCGACCCGCAACTCGACCTGGTATTCGAACGTAGCGTCGACCTGCCCAGAGCACAAATCTGGCAGGCCTGGACCGTGCCGGAGCACCTGATGCCTTGGTTTTGCCCGCTGCCGTGGCAGACCGTAGCCTGCGAAATCGACTTGAAACCCGGCGGCGCCTTTTTGACCACGATGCGCTCGCCGGAAGGCGCCGAGTTTCCGCATGCCGGCTGCTACCTGGAAATAGTCGAACACCAGCGTCTGGTCTGGACCAATACGCTGCTGCCCGGCTTCCGGCCCAAACCGTTCGGCTCCGACAATGCCGCAGCCTGCGGCGATTTTGCGATGACCGGCATCATCGAGTTGAGCGACCACCCGCAAGGCACGTTGTATCGAGCCACCGTACTGCACGCCGACCCCGCCGGCCGCGAGCAACACGCGGCGCTGGGCTTCGAGGAAGGCTGGGGCAAGGCGCTGGAGCAAATGCTGGCTTATCTGAAGAATCGCTAA
- a CDS encoding VOC family protein: MATITPCLWFDDQAEPAMNFYLSVFKDGKVLNLSRYPAGAPLPEGTLMTAGFVLNGQEFVALNGGPAFGFNQAVSFVVNCETQDEVDYYWDKLSEGGQPNQCGWLADRFGVPWQIVPTALGRLLGDPDPAKAGRVMQAMLQMRKIDIAALEQAAAA, translated from the coding sequence ATGGCAACGATTACCCCGTGTCTCTGGTTTGACGACCAGGCCGAACCGGCCATGAATTTCTACCTGTCGGTATTCAAGGACGGCAAAGTCCTGAACCTCAGCCGTTACCCGGCCGGCGCGCCATTGCCGGAAGGCACGCTGATGACCGCCGGCTTTGTCCTGAACGGCCAGGAATTCGTCGCGTTGAACGGCGGCCCGGCATTCGGTTTCAATCAAGCGGTATCGTTTGTCGTCAATTGCGAAACCCAGGACGAAGTCGACTACTACTGGGACAAACTGTCCGAGGGCGGCCAACCCAACCAATGCGGCTGGTTGGCCGACCGCTTCGGCGTACCTTGGCAAATCGTACCGACCGCGCTCGGCCGCTTGCTCGGCGATCCCGATCCGGCCAAGGCCGGGCGGGTGATGCAAGCGATGCTGCAAATGCGCAAGATCGATATCGCCGCGTTGGAACAGGCCGCCGCGGCCTGA
- a CDS encoding VOC family protein: MNSPVKPIPEGYQSVTPYLTVDDAAAALAFYQQAFGAVEIMRLLMPGDKIGHAEFTIGVSHFMISDEYPNAGSASPHKLGGTPVKLHMYLNDVDAGFAQAVAAGATPVMEPADQFWGDRMGVVTDPFGHQWMLATHVADVDGSEFQAKMDALVAAGGDCA, from the coding sequence ATGAACTCACCCGTCAAACCGATCCCCGAAGGCTACCAAAGCGTCACGCCTTATCTGACCGTCGACGATGCCGCCGCCGCATTGGCGTTTTACCAGCAGGCGTTCGGCGCCGTCGAAATCATGCGCCTGCTCATGCCCGGCGACAAAATCGGCCATGCCGAATTCACCATCGGCGTATCGCATTTCATGATTTCCGACGAATACCCGAATGCCGGCTCGGCCTCGCCGCACAAGTTGGGCGGTACCCCGGTCAAACTGCACATGTATCTCAACGACGTCGATGCCGGATTTGCCCAAGCCGTGGCGGCCGGCGCCACGCCGGTAATGGAACCGGCCGACCAATTCTGGGGCGACCGGATGGGCGTCGTCACCGACCCGTTCGGCCACCAATGGATGTTGGCGACCCACGTCGCCGATGTCGACGGCAGCGAATTTCAAGCGAAGATGGATGCGCTGGTCGCCGCCGGCGGCGATTGTGCGTGA